A window of the Gemmatimonadota bacterium genome harbors these coding sequences:
- a CDS encoding phytanoyl-CoA dioxygenase family protein translates to MGEILGKAHKTAGLFFFLTHPAILDVVESIIGPEILVHPQFNIRAKMPGEEEVLWHQDIAFLDPEVEETFMVNFWVPLVDTDVENGCLEILAGSHKHGILPHDPADSEKEIPEDRLPPGDRVLSVLPAGGAALIQHKTIHRSFPNASDHIRWSLDIRYSDYRLPTGREDVPGFVARSAIDPGRVASGHEDWLRLMEEAGHLIS, encoded by the coding sequence GTGGGTGAGATTTTGGGCAAGGCTCACAAGACTGCGGGTTTGTTTTTTTTCCTGACACATCCAGCTATTCTGGATGTGGTGGAGTCGATTATTGGGCCGGAGATTCTGGTGCATCCGCAGTTTAATATTCGCGCAAAGATGCCCGGTGAGGAAGAGGTGTTGTGGCACCAGGATATCGCGTTTCTGGATCCGGAGGTGGAGGAGACGTTTATGGTCAATTTCTGGGTGCCGCTGGTGGATACGGATGTGGAGAATGGCTGCCTGGAGATTTTGGCGGGGAGTCACAAGCACGGTATTCTTCCACACGATCCGGCGGATTCAGAGAAGGAGATTCCCGAGGATCGGCTGCCGCCGGGTGACCGCGTTTTGTCCGTTTTGCCAGCCGGGGGCGCTGCGCTGATTCAGCATAAGACCATACATCGCTCGTTTCCCAATGCGTCCGATCACATTCGCTGGAGTCTGGATATTCGATATAGCGATTACAGGTTGCCAACCGGGCGCGAGGATGTGCCCGGCTTTGTTGCGAGGAGCGCGATAGATCCGGGGCGGGTGGCAAGCGGTCATGAGGATTGGCTGCGGTTGATGGAGGAGGCAGGTCATCTAATTTCTTAA
- a CDS encoding phytanoyl-CoA dioxygenase family protein, whose protein sequence is MNNLRSIYDQNGYVIAHKAIDAGLAEETVQHVHWLIERNPGVRPERLHHHLLARDPFMHRLVGDERLVDIAEQFLGPDVAMFAAHYIAKPPGDGQAVQWHQDGSYWPLEPMEVTTLWVAGTPSTVENGCMRVLPGTHDKHLLKRRDLIDLDREKYVLGVGIHPDQIDDSDAVDLELNAGDVSIHNPNIIHGSNANTSDQWRVGLTLRYIPTTTWVNREDHENILVRGKADPDVANVYAARPRYVPGETMPFRGCEAWTQ, encoded by the coding sequence ATGAATAATTTGCGTAGTATATACGATCAAAATGGCTATGTTATCGCGCATAAGGCGATTGATGCGGGTCTTGCAGAGGAGACGGTGCAACACGTCCACTGGCTTATCGAGCGGAATCCCGGCGTGCGTCCAGAGCGTTTGCATCACCATTTGCTCGCCCGCGATCCTTTTATGCACCGGCTCGTGGGTGATGAGCGTCTGGTAGATATTGCGGAGCAATTTCTCGGTCCCGATGTCGCGATGTTTGCCGCGCATTATATCGCCAAACCCCCGGGCGATGGTCAGGCTGTGCAGTGGCATCAAGATGGGTCTTACTGGCCCCTTGAGCCGATGGAGGTGACAACTTTGTGGGTTGCGGGGACGCCTTCGACGGTTGAGAATGGCTGTATGCGGGTGTTGCCGGGAACGCATGATAAGCATTTGCTCAAGCGCCGCGATCTCATTGATCTGGATCGGGAAAAGTACGTGCTCGGCGTGGGGATTCATCCCGATCAGATTGACGATTCCGATGCGGTTGACCTGGAGCTCAATGCGGGCGATGTTTCGATCCACAATCCGAATATTATCCACGGTTCCAATGCCAATACTTCGGATCAGTGGCGCGTTGGGCTTACGTTGAGGTATATTCCGACGACGACGTGGGTGAATAGAGAAGATCACGAGAATATTCTCGTGCGCGGCAAAGCCGATCCCGATGTTGCAAATGTGTATGCGGCGCGCCCGCGATATGTTCCAGGGGAGACTATGCCGTTCAGGGGCTGTGAGGCGTGGACTCAATAG
- a CDS encoding arylsulfatase: MKVSSKHPNIVVMYADDLGFGDVSCYGATALDTPNIDRLASEGVMFYQGYATAATCTPSRYSLLTGSYSWRNERAHILPGDAPLIIDPGTATLPAVLKEAGYTTGVVGKWHLGIGEGNQNWNEPLPLTPLDIGFDYSYIMAATNDRVPCVYLDGRDVVGLDPSDPIEVEYDKNKPFPDLPTGKDNPELLKMMFHHGHDMSIVNGVSRIGYMRGGEAALWVDEDMADVFLNKAVSFVEKNKDHPFFLYYAFHQPHVPRLPHPRFVGRTGLGPRGDAIAEMDWCVGELLDALDRCSLKEDTIVVFSSDNGPVLNDGYYDEAVELCGDHRPAGPLRGGKYSMYDGGTRVPFIVSWPDNVETGESDALVSQVDFLASFAALAGVSLDADAGPDSVDVLDALLGRSDEGRAEIVLEGIQARTVLRQGDWVFIPPHQGPPVNTNVNIETGNSPVPQLYYLADDVGQIENVASVYPDVAERIADRLREIRSG, from the coding sequence AGTTGTTACGGTGCCACGGCACTCGATACGCCCAATATTGACCGTTTGGCTTCTGAGGGTGTGATGTTTTATCAGGGGTATGCTACGGCGGCGACGTGTACGCCTTCGCGCTATAGTCTGCTTACGGGTTCTTATTCCTGGCGCAATGAACGCGCGCATATTTTGCCCGGAGATGCGCCGCTTATTATAGATCCGGGCACTGCTACGTTGCCTGCTGTTCTCAAGGAGGCGGGTTATACTACGGGTGTTGTTGGGAAATGGCATCTGGGTATTGGCGAGGGGAATCAAAATTGGAATGAGCCTCTTCCGCTGACGCCTCTGGATATTGGGTTTGACTATTCTTATATCATGGCCGCGACCAATGATCGCGTGCCGTGTGTGTATCTGGATGGCAGAGATGTGGTGGGTCTCGATCCGTCCGATCCGATTGAGGTGGAGTACGATAAGAATAAGCCGTTTCCGGATTTGCCGACCGGGAAAGACAATCCCGAGTTGCTGAAGATGATGTTCCACCATGGGCACGATATGAGTATTGTCAATGGCGTGAGTCGGATCGGATATATGAGAGGGGGCGAGGCAGCGCTTTGGGTGGATGAAGATATGGCGGATGTGTTTTTGAATAAGGCTGTTTCATTTGTCGAGAAGAACAAGGACCATCCCTTTTTCCTGTATTACGCTTTCCACCAGCCCCATGTTCCGCGGTTGCCGCATCCCCGATTTGTGGGGCGCACTGGATTGGGTCCGCGCGGCGATGCGATTGCCGAGATGGATTGGTGTGTTGGCGAGTTGCTCGATGCGCTCGATCGGTGTAGTTTGAAAGAAGATACGATTGTGGTTTTTTCGAGTGATAACGGTCCCGTGTTGAATGATGGTTATTACGACGAGGCGGTTGAATTGTGCGGCGATCATAGACCAGCAGGTCCGTTGCGCGGGGGGAAATACAGTATGTACGATGGGGGTACTCGCGTGCCTTTTATTGTTTCTTGGCCCGATAATGTGGAAACCGGGGAGTCTGATGCGCTGGTCAGTCAGGTCGATTTTCTCGCGTCTTTTGCTGCGCTTGCGGGTGTGTCGCTGGATGCGGATGCGGGTCCCGATAGTGTGGATGTTCTCGATGCCCTGTTGGGGAGAAGCGATGAGGGCCGCGCGGAGATTGTTCTGGAGGGTATTCAGGCAAGGACTGTTTTGCGGCAGGGGGATTGGGTGTTTATTCCGCCTCATCAGGGTCCGCCTGTGAATACCAATGTGAATATTGAGACTGGTAATTCTCCTGTTCCGCAACTTTACTATCTTGCGGACGATGTTGGGCAGATTGAGAATGTGGCGTCGGTCTATCCCGATGTTGCCGAGCGGATAGCGGATCGATTGCGAGAAATCAGGTCGGGGTGA